In Methanosarcina barkeri MS, a single window of DNA contains:
- a CDS encoding zinc finger domain-containing protein translates to MFESSAKCVRCGTPLKKQVIGSNVFYYCRKCGCTSSAISIRISSQSVTRPIIHF, encoded by the coding sequence ATGTTTGAATCCTCTGCAAAGTGTGTCCGATGCGGTACACCTCTTAAAAAGCAGGTAATTGGTTCAAATGTGTTTTATTACTGTAGAAAATGCGGGTGTACATCTTCGGCTATTTCTATCAGGATATCATCTCAAAGTGTAACTCGGCCGATAATTCATTTTTGA